The Christiangramia flava JLT2011 genome has a segment encoding these proteins:
- a CDS encoding aminotransferase class I/II-fold pyridoxal phosphate-dependent enzyme — protein sequence MKDLFDKIYKDKGPLGKWAEQAEGYFVFPKLEGPISNRMKFRGKDVITWSVNDYLGLANHPEVRKVDAEAAAEYGSAYPMGARMMSGHTTLHERLQDELASFVHKQAAYLLNFGYQGMVSTIDALVSKQDVIVYDVDAHACIIDGVRLHLGQRFTYKHNDMESIEKNLQRATKIAEQTGGGILLISEGVFGMRGEQGKLKEIVELKKKYKFRLFVDDAHGFGTLGKTGAGAGEEQGVQDEIDVYFATFAKSMASTGAFIAGDKEIIDYLKYNLRSQMFAKSLQMQLVVGALKRLEMLRTMPELKNKLWENVNALQNGLKDRGFDIGTTQSCVTPVYLKGSIPEAMALVKDLRENHGIFCSIVVYPVIPKGLILLRLIPTASHTLEDVEITLDAFSAIRERLENGTYKRLSASVSAAMANKS from the coding sequence ATGAAGGATTTATTTGATAAAATATATAAGGACAAAGGGCCATTAGGAAAGTGGGCTGAGCAGGCAGAAGGTTACTTCGTTTTTCCAAAGCTGGAAGGACCTATTTCTAACCGAATGAAGTTTAGAGGTAAAGATGTGATCACCTGGAGTGTGAACGATTACCTGGGACTTGCCAACCACCCTGAAGTTCGTAAAGTAGATGCTGAAGCCGCTGCCGAATATGGTTCAGCGTATCCCATGGGGGCGAGGATGATGAGTGGTCACACCACCCTTCACGAGCGCCTGCAGGATGAACTGGCTTCTTTCGTACACAAGCAAGCAGCCTATTTATTGAATTTCGGTTACCAGGGAATGGTTTCTACCATTGATGCACTGGTTTCCAAGCAGGACGTGATCGTTTACGATGTAGATGCTCATGCCTGTATCATTGATGGTGTGCGCCTGCACTTAGGACAACGATTTACCTACAAGCACAACGATATGGAGAGTATCGAGAAAAACCTCCAGCGTGCTACCAAAATTGCAGAACAGACCGGCGGCGGAATTCTTCTTATTTCTGAAGGAGTTTTCGGGATGCGCGGTGAGCAGGGTAAACTAAAGGAAATTGTTGAACTGAAGAAAAAATATAAATTCAGATTGTTCGTGGACGATGCCCATGGTTTCGGAACACTTGGAAAAACAGGTGCCGGAGCAGGAGAGGAGCAGGGCGTTCAGGATGAAATTGATGTATATTTTGCCACGTTTGCCAAATCTATGGCGAGTACCGGTGCTTTTATTGCCGGGGACAAGGAAATCATCGATTACCTAAAATACAATCTGCGTTCACAGATGTTCGCAAAATCACTACAAATGCAGTTGGTAGTTGGTGCATTGAAGCGTCTGGAAATGCTTCGCACGATGCCGGAACTGAAGAATAAACTTTGGGAAAACGTCAACGCTTTGCAAAACGGATTGAAAGATCGCGGTTTCGATATTGGAACAACCCAAAGCTGTGTGACCCCTGTTTATCTGAAAGGAAGTATTCCTGAAGCGATGGCACTTGTAAAGGACCTTCGTGAAAACCACGGAATATTCTGCTCGATCGTGGTGTACCCGGTAATTCCGAAGGGACTGATTCTTCTGAGATTAATCCCAACCGCCAGCCATACGCTGGAAGACGTAGAAATCACGCTGGACGCATTTTCTGCGATCCGTGAGCGATTGGAGAATGGGACTTACAAAAGACTTTCTGCTTCAGTAAGTGCGGCGATGGCCAATAAATCTTAA
- a CDS encoding PLP-dependent cysteine synthase family protein has protein sequence MKEDLKVYDNVLQLVGNTPLIHLNKITEGFKGQFSAKVEAFNPGHSSKDRIALYIIEEAEKKGILKPGDTIIETTSGNTGFSIAMVSIIKGYDCILAVSSKSSKDKIDMLRTMGAKVYVCPANVPADDERSYYQVAKRLHEEIKGSVYINQYFNQLNIDAHFNSTGPEIWNQTEGQITHLVACSGTGGTISGTARFLKAKNPEVKIIGIDAFGSVLKKYHETREFDEEEIYPYRIEGLGKNLIPTATDFDVIDKFIKVTDEDAAHTARELARTEGMFAGYTSGAAMQGLKQLNEEGEFDENSKVVVIFPDHGSRYMSKIYSDDWMNEQGFFDTQTESATHTIEVIK, from the coding sequence ATGAAAGAAGACTTGAAGGTTTATGACAACGTGTTGCAGCTAGTAGGTAACACGCCGTTGATACATCTGAATAAGATAACTGAAGGTTTTAAAGGGCAGTTTTCCGCAAAGGTCGAAGCATTTAATCCCGGCCATTCCAGCAAAGACAGGATCGCACTGTACATCATTGAAGAAGCTGAAAAAAAAGGCATCCTCAAACCCGGTGATACCATTATCGAAACCACTTCCGGAAATACCGGTTTTAGTATCGCGATGGTAAGCATCATCAAAGGTTACGATTGCATTCTGGCGGTGAGCTCGAAATCTTCCAAAGACAAAATCGATATGCTGAGAACGATGGGCGCCAAGGTATATGTGTGCCCTGCCAATGTTCCGGCAGATGATGAAAGATCGTATTACCAGGTAGCCAAAAGGCTGCATGAGGAGATCAAAGGTTCGGTGTATATCAACCAGTACTTTAACCAGCTGAATATCGATGCTCATTTTAATTCTACCGGTCCGGAGATCTGGAACCAAACAGAAGGGCAGATCACGCATCTGGTGGCTTGTAGTGGTACCGGAGGGACGATTTCCGGAACTGCAAGATTTCTGAAGGCTAAAAATCCGGAGGTGAAAATTATCGGTATCGATGCTTTTGGTTCTGTGTTGAAAAAATATCACGAAACCCGCGAATTCGACGAGGAGGAGATCTATCCTTATCGTATTGAAGGGCTGGGTAAGAACCTGATTCCTACAGCAACTGATTTTGATGTGATCGATAAATTCATCAAAGTAACCGATGAAGATGCGGCCCATACCGCTCGTGAATTGGCCAGAACCGAAGGGATGTTCGCCGGTTATACCAGCGGAGCTGCGATGCAGGGACTGAAACAACTGAATGAAGAAGGAGAATTTGATGAGAATTCTAAAGTGGTGGTGATCTTCCCGGATCACGGTTCACGTTATATGAGCAAGATCTATTCTGATGACTGGATGAATGAGCAGGGATTTTTCGATACACAAACCGAATCTGCTACACATACTATTGAAGTAATCAAATAG
- a CDS encoding transporter, whose translation MRETRHSMSLKNRLTSLAFFVFAGLTTQAQYTETINSNRPGQSQGAFAVGNNVIQLETGAYMGNDEHSGLGYSHDIWGIDYQLRYGLLMERLEINLTGAFENQDQTYNFLGTVEERNIRNFRSNTLGLKYLVYDPNVSLPEEKPNLYSWKANQRFKWRTLIPAISVYAGANFAFGDNPYLYPGEGKYTPKAAIITQNNWGRTVLVLNLIGDRLSEEYRSLIGIATVTHAITPQFAIFGEYQGINSDVYADDILRGGAAYLFGTNFQVDVSGLINFKNTPSRWQLAAGISWRVDLHEVDEFLEDSNEGNQRKARSEKMSREREDDGDGENDGGI comes from the coding sequence TTGAGAGAAACACGCCATTCTATGAGCCTTAAAAACCGCCTGACCAGCCTGGCTTTCTTCGTATTTGCCGGCTTGACCACTCAGGCTCAGTATACTGAAACCATCAACTCCAACCGGCCCGGACAATCCCAGGGTGCTTTTGCCGTGGGAAACAATGTGATCCAGCTGGAAACCGGTGCCTACATGGGAAACGACGAGCATTCTGGCCTTGGGTATTCTCATGATATTTGGGGAATTGATTACCAGTTGCGCTATGGTTTGCTGATGGAGCGCCTCGAGATCAACCTTACTGGTGCTTTTGAAAACCAGGACCAGACTTATAATTTTCTAGGAACGGTGGAAGAACGGAATATTCGGAATTTTCGTTCCAATACGCTTGGCCTGAAATACCTGGTGTATGACCCTAATGTGAGCCTTCCCGAGGAAAAACCGAATTTATACAGCTGGAAAGCTAACCAGCGCTTTAAATGGAGAACTTTAATTCCGGCCATTTCGGTCTATGCTGGGGCAAATTTTGCTTTCGGTGATAATCCATATCTGTACCCGGGAGAAGGAAAATATACTCCTAAAGCGGCCATTATCACCCAGAACAACTGGGGAAGAACCGTTCTGGTACTGAACCTTATTGGCGACCGACTTTCCGAAGAATATCGTTCGCTGATCGGGATCGCTACGGTCACCCACGCCATTACTCCCCAATTTGCCATTTTCGGGGAATACCAGGGAATCAATAGTGATGTGTATGCCGATGATATTTTGAGAGGTGGTGCGGCATATCTCTTCGGAACGAATTTCCAGGTGGATGTCTCCGGGCTGATCAATTTTAAAAATACCCCTTCCAGGTGGCAGTTAGCCGCCGGGATCTCCTGGCGCGTGGACCTGCATGAAGTGGACGAGTTCCTGGAGGATTCCAATGAAGGAAATCAACGCAAGGCACGTTCTGAAAAAATGAGCCGGGAACGTGAAGATGATGGGGATGGCGAAAATGATGGAGGCATTTAG
- a CDS encoding DUF4834 family protein, translated as MLAASLTGVLKTVLIILLVYFGLKIIFRYFGPLILKYFMRKMGRKFEQQFNQQFGGGFQNQQAQQKGKVSIDKKPKNDRTSDKKVGEYIDYEEID; from the coding sequence ATGTTAGCAGCATCGTTAACCGGAGTATTGAAAACGGTTCTCATCATTCTCCTAGTATACTTCGGTCTCAAAATAATCTTTCGCTATTTCGGCCCGCTTATTCTGAAATATTTTATGCGGAAAATGGGCAGAAAGTTTGAACAGCAATTCAATCAACAATTCGGTGGAGGTTTTCAAAATCAACAAGCCCAGCAAAAGGGAAAAGTGAGCATCGATAAAAAACCGAAAAACGACAGAACTTCTGACAAAAAAGTAGGGGAATATATCGATTACGAAGAAATTGATTAA